From the Paracoccaceae bacterium Fryx2 genome, one window contains:
- a CDS encoding energy-coupling factor transporter transmembrane component T, with the protein MLTLTSPVETPLHRLPAGAKLVALAGATLLLVPLSNLAAIALAAALTAALYAAFGLRFARHGAAMLRPLWPFLLVLALWHGWTGEIAAGAGIGLKLVTAVALANLVTMTTRLDDLIAVVERAARPLARIGLSPRVLAVAIALVIRFTPVLMQRTGQLIEAWHARSPTRATWRVVLPVTLLALDDADHVAEALRARGGL; encoded by the coding sequence ATGCTGACGCTGACCTCGCCGGTTGAGACCCCGCTGCACCGCCTGCCCGCCGGGGCGAAGCTGGTGGCGCTGGCCGGGGCCACGCTGCTGCTGGTGCCGCTGTCGAACCTTGCAGCCATCGCGCTGGCTGCCGCGCTGACCGCCGCGCTTTACGCCGCCTTCGGCCTGCGCTTTGCCCGGCATGGTGCGGCGATGCTGCGCCCGCTCTGGCCGTTCCTGCTGGTGCTGGCGCTCTGGCACGGCTGGACCGGCGAGATTGCGGCGGGGGCGGGCATCGGGCTGAAGCTCGTGACCGCCGTTGCGCTGGCCAATCTGGTGACGATGACGACGCGGCTTGACGACCTGATCGCGGTGGTGGAACGCGCTGCCCGCCCCCTTGCGCGGATCGGCCTCAGCCCGCGCGTGCTGGCGGTGGCAATCGCGCTTGTAATCCGCTTCACCCCGGTGCTTATGCAGCGCACCGGCCAGTTGATCGAGGCTTGGCACGCCCGCAGCCCGACCCGCGCCACCTGGCGCGTCGTGCTGCCGGTGACGCTGCTGGCGCTCGACGATGCCGATCATGTGGCCGAGGCCCTGCGGGCACGCGGCGGATTGTAG
- a CDS encoding ABC transporter ATP-binding protein produces the protein MPASLASTGIVLQSAGVSLAGKAVLHDLSLTLTERRIGILGRNGSGKTTLLRLIAGLIPAATGSVLVDGIDPARDRKGILSRLGILFQNPDHQIIFPTVEEELAFGLRQQGRSDAEARALARATLAAQGRSHWATASVASLSQGQRHFLCLLAVLAMEPATILLDEPFAGLDLPTQIRLGRALSALPQRLVTITHDPAALAGYDRVLWLEAGRIRADAAPAAVLPAFTAEMARLGDADADADLAG, from the coding sequence ATGCCCGCCTCCCTCGCCTCCACCGGCATCGTGCTGCAATCTGCGGGCGTCAGTCTTGCGGGCAAGGCCGTCCTGCATGACCTGAGCCTGACCCTGACCGAGCGCCGGATCGGCATCCTGGGCCGCAACGGCTCGGGCAAGACCACGCTGCTGCGCCTGATCGCGGGTCTGATCCCGGCCGCGACCGGCTCGGTTCTGGTGGATGGCATCGACCCGGCGCGCGACCGCAAGGGCATCCTGTCGCGGCTGGGCATCCTGTTCCAGAACCCAGATCACCAGATCATCTTTCCCACCGTCGAGGAAGAACTGGCCTTCGGCCTGCGCCAGCAGGGCCGCAGCGACGCCGAGGCCCGCGCCCTCGCGCGCGCCACACTCGCCGCGCAGGGCCGCAGCCATTGGGCCACTGCGTCGGTCGCCAGCCTGAGCCAGGGCCAGCGGCATTTCCTGTGCCTGCTGGCGGTGCTGGCGATGGAACCCGCGACGATCCTGCTGGACGAGCCCTTCGCCGGGCTTGACCTGCCGACCCAGATCCGGCTGGGGCGCGCCCTGAGTGCCCTGCCGCAGCGGCTGGTGACCATCACCCACGACCCGGCGGCGCTGGCGGGCTACGACCGCGTCCTGTGGCTGGAGGCGGGCCGCATCCGGGCCGACGCCGCCCCCGCCGCCGTCCTGCCCGCCTTCACCGCCGAGATGGCCCGCCTGGGGGACGCCGATGCTGACGCTGACCTCGCCGGTTGA
- a CDS encoding biotin transporter BioY, with amino-acid sequence MERNVTHIALFAALIAVLGLVPQITLMSGVPITAQSMGVMLCGTVLGARRGALAVVLFLLLVALGLPLLSGGRGGLGVFAGPSVGFLIGFPVAAFVIGLIVERWKAPIAVASFVGAVFGGIAVLYLFGITGMSLVLGKTWVEAAALATPFLAGDLIKAGITAALTRGLAQVRPGAVLSRP; translated from the coding sequence ATGGAACGCAACGTCACCCATATCGCGCTGTTTGCCGCGCTGATCGCCGTGCTGGGGCTGGTGCCGCAGATCACGCTGATGTCGGGCGTACCGATCACGGCGCAGTCGATGGGGGTCATGCTCTGCGGCACCGTGCTGGGGGCGCGGCGCGGCGCACTGGCGGTGGTGCTGTTCCTGCTGCTGGTGGCGCTGGGGCTGCCGCTGCTGTCGGGCGGGCGCGGCGGGCTGGGCGTATTCGCCGGGCCGTCGGTGGGGTTCCTGATCGGCTTCCCGGTTGCGGCCTTCGTCATCGGACTGATCGTCGAACGCTGGAAGGCGCCGATCGCGGTGGCGTCCTTCGTGGGCGCGGTGTTCGGCGGCATCGCGGTGCTTTATCTGTTCGGCATCACCGGCATGTCGCTGGTGCTGGGCAAGACCTGGGTCGAGGCGGCGGCACTGGCCACGCCATTCCTCGCGGGCGACCTGATCAAGGCCGGCATCACCGCCGCCCTGACCCGCGGGCTGGCGCAGGTGCGCCCCGGCGCGGTTCTGTCGCGGCCCTGA
- a CDS encoding acetyl-CoA C-acyltransferase: protein MTAFVIAARRTPVMPHGGAYAALSLADLAAPVLRTCLADAGIEAGQVDELVLSNALGAGGNPARLVALAAGLPEAVAGLSIDRQCAGGLDALLLARALVVSGQAEVVLAGGVESWSRRPLRQRTDPAGGPAVPYDAPPFTPWPERDPSMLAAAAALADALGIGREAQDGWAVASHARALAARDRMRAEIVPLLGQDADGFTRVLTPALAARARPLAGSITPANAAVAADGAAFCLVVSARIAAQAPRALRIAGGASLGGRPEAPGLAPVAAIARVLGRAEVLPHSLTCAEVMEAYAVQAIACVQGAGLDPARANAGGGALARGHPIGASGAVLAVRLFHDLGAGHGLAAIAAAGGIGTALLLEA from the coding sequence GTGACCGCCTTTGTCATCGCCGCGCGGCGCACGCCGGTGATGCCGCATGGCGGGGCCTATGCCGCGCTGTCGCTGGCCGATCTTGCGGCGCCGGTGCTGCGGACCTGTCTGGCCGATGCCGGGATCGAGGCGGGGCAGGTGGATGAACTCGTGCTGTCGAACGCGCTGGGGGCCGGGGGAAACCCGGCGCGGCTGGTGGCGCTGGCGGCGGGGCTGCCCGAGGCGGTGGCGGGGCTGAGCATCGACCGGCAATGCGCCGGGGGCCTTGACGCGCTGCTGCTGGCGCGGGCGCTGGTGGTCAGCGGGCAGGCCGAGGTGGTGCTGGCGGGCGGGGTGGAAAGCTGGTCGCGCCGGCCCTTGCGACAGCGCACCGATCCGGCGGGCGGGCCTGCGGTGCCCTATGACGCGCCGCCCTTCACGCCCTGGCCCGAGCGTGACCCGTCGATGCTGGCAGCGGCGGCGGCGCTGGCCGATGCGCTGGGGATCGGGCGCGAGGCGCAGGACGGCTGGGCGGTGGCGAGCCACGCAAGGGCACTGGCGGCGCGCGACCGGATGCGGGCCGAGATCGTGCCGCTGCTGGGGCAGGACGCCGACGGGTTCACCCGGGTGCTGACCCCGGCGCTGGCCGCCCGGGCGCGGCCCCTGGCGGGCAGCATCACCCCCGCCAATGCCGCCGTGGCGGCGGACGGGGCGGCGTTCTGCCTGGTGGTCTCGGCGCGAATCGCGGCACAGGCGCCGCGCGCGTTGCGGATCGCGGGCGGGGCGAGCCTTGGCGGGCGGCCCGAGGCGCCAGGGCTGGCCCCGGTGGCCGCCATCGCGCGGGTGCTGGGGCGGGCGGAGGTGTTGCCGCACAGCCTGACCTGCGCCGAGGTCATGGAGGCTTATGCCGTGCAGGCAATCGCCTGCGTGCAGGGCGCGGGGCTGGACCCGGCGCGGGCCAACGCAGGGGGCGGGGCGCTGGCGCGGGGCCACCCGATCGGCGCCTCGGGTGCGGTGCTGGCGGTGCGGCTGTTCCATGACCTCGGTGCGGGCCACGGGCTTGCCGCGATTGCCGCGGCGGGCGGCATCGGCACCGCACTGCTGCTGGAGGCGTGA
- a CDS encoding AMP-binding protein produces MNGDRVDRGADRFRVPQAAGPARAVIADRPGRAALQAVGAAVAAGLCFRVGGDGLPAPETRAGLPMFETLTSGTSGTPRRIRRSQASWIASFAVNAGLFGIGPGVRVAVLGRLSQSLALYGAVEALHLGAGLALLDGLRPDRQRAALAGAGVLYATPTQLRLLIEAGGPPLTDLRFVLVGGAALDAATRAGVAAICPAAAIREFYGAAEASFVTLADGDAPEGSVGRVYPGVSLCLRDAAGAAVAEGQRGQIWLRSPYVFQGYGVPEPGGAEWRDGWLTVGEWGWLRDGYLHLAGRAGRMVTVADENVFPEEIEIFLAGLPGVARVAVLPRPDPRRGHVLDAVLLGDPAQGPAILAAARARFGPLKAPRCLHWRGDWPLLPSGKTDLAALAAGL; encoded by the coding sequence ATGAATGGGGACAGGGTGGATCGTGGGGCGGACCGGTTCCGGGTGCCGCAGGCTGCGGGGCCGGCGCGCGCGGTGATTGCCGACCGGCCGGGTCGGGCCGCATTGCAGGCCGTGGGGGCTGCGGTGGCGGCCGGGCTGTGCTTTCGGGTGGGCGGCGACGGGCTGCCTGCACCGGAGACGCGGGCGGGGTTGCCGATGTTCGAGACGCTGACCTCTGGCACCTCTGGCACCCCGCGGCGGATCCGGCGCAGCCAGGCGTCGTGGATCGCCAGTTTCGCGGTGAATGCCGGGTTGTTCGGCATCGGGCCGGGGGTGCGGGTGGCGGTGCTGGGGCGGCTGTCGCAGTCGCTGGCGCTTTATGGCGCGGTGGAGGCGCTGCATCTGGGGGCGGGGCTGGCGTTGCTTGACGGGCTGCGCCCCGACCGGCAGCGGGCGGCACTGGCCGGTGCGGGCGTGCTCTACGCGACGCCGACCCAGCTGCGCCTGCTGATCGAGGCGGGCGGGCCGCCGCTGACCGATCTGCGCTTCGTGCTGGTGGGGGGCGCGGCGCTCGATGCCGCGACCCGTGCGGGGGTGGCGGCGATCTGCCCCGCTGCAGCGATCCGGGAGTTTTACGGCGCCGCAGAGGCCAGTTTCGTGACGCTGGCGGATGGGGATGCGCCGGAAGGCTCGGTCGGGCGGGTCTATCCGGGCGTGTCGCTGTGCCTGCGCGATGCGGCAGGGGCGGCAGTGGCCGAGGGGCAGCGCGGGCAGATCTGGCTGCGCAGCCCCTATGTGTTTCAGGGCTACGGCGTGCCGGAACCGGGCGGTGCCGAGTGGCGCGACGGCTGGCTGACGGTCGGCGAATGGGGTTGGCTGCGGGACGGGTATCTGCATCTGGCGGGCCGGGCGGGGCGGATGGTGACGGTGGCCGACGAGAACGTGTTCCCCGAGGAGATCGAGATCTTTCTGGCGGGCCTGCCCGGCGTGGCCCGGGTGGCGGTGCTGCCGCGCCCCGACCCGCGGCGCGGCCATGTGCTCGACGCGGTGCTGCTGGGCGATCCGGCACAGGGGCCGGCGATTCTGGCGGCGGCGCGGGCGCGCTTCGGCCCGCTGAAGGCGCCGCGCTGCCTGCACTGGCGGGGTGACTGGCCGCTGCTGCCTTCGGGCAAGACCGATCTTGCGGCGCTGGCGGCGGGGCTGTGA